Proteins co-encoded in one Candidatus Kryptoniota bacterium genomic window:
- a CDS encoding SDR family NAD(P)-dependent oxidoreductase: MNTTRNTVLITGGATGIGYCLAEEFLKAGNKVIICGRREEKLNEAERRLPEIHTYVCDVSSPGDREGLYNWVTSNFKDINILVNNAGIQRMIDLKAGLRDLRANENELDINLGSTIHLSACFIPEFMKRSEAAIINVSSGLGFVPIAIMPVYCATKAAIHSFTISLRHQLKNTSVKVFEIIPPTVDTDLDKGARAGRGQTFRGIPPSEVAVSTMTALAKDEFEHGVGQAQNLVAAASQSGFYEQFNRMNH, translated from the coding sequence ATGAACACAACCAGAAATACGGTTCTTATCACCGGCGGCGCCACAGGAATCGGGTACTGTCTCGCGGAGGAATTTCTGAAAGCCGGGAATAAAGTAATCATCTGTGGGAGAAGAGAGGAAAAACTAAATGAAGCGGAGAGAAGGCTTCCTGAGATTCACACGTATGTATGCGACGTGTCCTCCCCCGGAGATCGCGAGGGGCTCTACAATTGGGTCACTTCAAACTTCAAGGACATTAACATTCTCGTAAACAATGCGGGCATCCAGAGGATGATAGATTTGAAAGCGGGTCTGCGGGATTTGCGCGCGAATGAAAACGAGCTGGACATCAACCTCGGATCCACAATCCACTTGTCGGCCTGCTTCATTCCGGAATTCATGAAGCGATCTGAAGCGGCTATCATCAACGTTTCGTCCGGACTCGGGTTTGTTCCGATAGCGATCATGCCCGTTTATTGTGCCACAAAGGCTGCGATCCATTCATTCACGATTTCACTTCGGCACCAACTAAAGAACACATCCGTGAAGGTCTTCGAAATTATTCCTCCTACGGTTGATACCGATCTCGATAAAGGCGCCCGTGCGGGGAGAGGACAAACGTTCAGAGGAATACCTCCTTCCGAAGTGGCGGTATCTACCATGACCGCGCTGGCCAAAGACGAATTCGAGCACGGTGTAGGTCAAGCGCAGAATCTCGTCGCGGCTGCGTCGCAAAGCGGATTTTATGAGCAGTTCAACAGGATGAATCACTAA
- a CDS encoding GNAT family N-acetyltransferase, giving the protein MKSMTTKSAKEKILIRRAGKKDAGILADFRYRMFSEMRPDENYSGKKVRFIRKSKSYYLTHVGLKSQFDCVAVSGGEVVGCGSILFLDGPPHISHIGTRLGYILNVYVVSERRREGIATRIMERLHTEGKRHRIRRVSLHASTSGYPLYTGMGYSMNEMYLEKVL; this is encoded by the coding sequence ATGAAAAGCATGACGACTAAATCAGCGAAAGAGAAAATCCTCATCCGCCGGGCGGGAAAAAAAGACGCCGGAATCCTCGCAGATTTCAGGTACAGGATGTTTTCCGAGATGAGGCCGGACGAGAATTATTCGGGAAAGAAAGTCAGATTCATCCGCAAATCGAAGAGCTACTATCTCACTCATGTAGGATTGAAAAGTCAATTCGATTGTGTCGCGGTCAGCGGTGGAGAAGTGGTAGGTTGCGGATCGATTCTCTTCCTCGATGGTCCACCGCACATTTCACACATTGGGACGCGGCTCGGATACATTCTCAACGTTTATGTCGTAAGCGAACGCAGGCGGGAAGGTATCGCGACAAGAATCATGGAGAGACTTCATACGGAGGGCAAGAGACACCGGATCAGACGTGTTAGCTTGCATGCATCGACATCCGGCTACCCGTTGTATACCGGAATGGGCTACTCGATGAACGAGATGTATCTGGAGAAGGTGCTTTGA
- a CDS encoding metalloregulator ArsR/SmtB family transcription factor, whose protein sequence is MKNIGNIFGALSDPTRRLILENLQGKDLTPSDLLERIDVSQPTLSHHLDILKRAELIQGAREGQFIRYSLNMTVFEMALQYMVSLTKRRK, encoded by the coding sequence ATGAAGAACATCGGGAATATATTCGGAGCCCTTAGTGACCCGACGAGAAGATTGATCCTGGAAAACCTCCAGGGAAAAGACCTGACCCCGTCGGATTTGCTTGAACGTATAGATGTCAGCCAGCCTACCCTTTCTCATCATCTCGATATCTTGAAGCGGGCAGAGTTGATCCAGGGAGCGCGCGAAGGGCAATTCATCCGATATTCACTGAACATGACCGTTTTCGAAATGGCTCTGCAATATATGGTTTCTCTGACGAAAAGGAGAAAATGA